ACAAAGCCAAATACATTGGTGAAGCTCACCGCCGTGATTGGTATCTATTTGATCGAGATAGTATTCTACCGAACTGTGATGAACCGACCAAAGTAAAACGATATGTGATGCCTTTTGCAAAACATGCCGTCACTGACTAATTATCCAGATCAAAAAATAACTAACCCCAGCCAAAGCTGGGGTTAGTTTTATCAATCATGCAATGAATGATTTATGCGCTTTCTTTATAACGATGAGCCATATTGTTAGCTGCAATCATAGCATTATATAACTCATCTTCTGACACAGGTTTTTGCATATTGCCCATGGTGTCATCTTTATCACAGGCGATAGCTGCAACTTTACGCCATTCCGCTTCAACGAATTTAGTTAACCCCATATCTTCGAGAGTTAAAGGCAAACCGACTGTTTTCACAATTCGAACCACTTCATCAATTTCAGCTTTAGGGGCATTTTCTAACACGAGTTGAGTCAGCAGGCCAAACACCACTTTCTCACCATGTTGAGCCTTGTGTAAATCTGGTACCGCAGACATCCCATTATTCACCGCATGCGCAGCTGCTAAACCACCCGCTTCAGCACCAACACCACTTAAGTAAATTGTCGCTTCAATAGTTTGTTCCAAAGCTGGAGTCGTGATTTTGTTTTTCAACGCATCCATTGCCGCTTCGACATTTTCACTTAACAGCTCATAACATAATTTGGCTAAGCCAAGACCTGTTCGTGATGGTTTTTTCAATACTAGATTGACACCATCGCAAGCATAACAACTGCGAGCTTCAAAATAAGTGGCTAACGCATCCCCCACTCCCGCAGTAAAGAAGCGAGCTGGAGCCCCCGCAATAATATTTGTATCGGCAATAACCGCATCAGGGTTTTGCGGTAAGAATAGATAATGGTCAAACTCACCATTGTTTTTATAGATAACCGCGAGAGCTGTACAAGGAGCATCCGTGGATGCGATGGTTGGGTATAAAATAACGGGTAGCTTTTGTTGATAACCTACCGCTTTGGCGCAGTCTAAGGTTTTACCACCACCGATACCAACAATCACATTGGCATGGGTATCGATAGCGAGCTTTTCATTACGATTAATTTCTTCTTGGGTACATTCGTAATTAAATTTTTCTGCAGTTGCAGTCAGTGCGCTATCTTTTTCTATCGCAGCAATAGCGTCTTCTTTTACTTTCGGCAGAATAAATTCATCACAAATGATATAGGCGTTGTTACCAAAGTCTTTAATATAGTCAGGAAGTTGAGCAAGTAATCCTGCCCCTATATAGAATTTTTTAGGGGATGTTACTGTGCGTGGTGTGATATTCACGACTTACTCCTTTGTTTTTATAAAAGCACATGCATATTTTAACAAAGGTATATTCTGAATTTTTGAAGTCAGGCACGTAAATCACGTTTATATTTCCAAGTAACCTCAAGATACAGCGTTCAGAGCTTCATCAACGAGCCTAGGTCAAGCTCAATAACGGCAGGAATGGTCATTCCCTTTGAACGTGATTGGGCGATGAAACAGCATCTTGAGGTTACTTAGGTGTAGTCATTTTATTAAAAAGAAAAAGGAAGCCGACGCTTCCTTTTTCTCATAATGACATCTACGAACTAAGCTTTTCGTCTCATCAACACTACCGCAACCATTAAGAAAACTAAGCTAGGGGCAACAGCACCGATAACCGGAGGAAACCCGTACACTAAACTTAACGGGCCGAAAAACTCTGAAGAGATATAGAAAGTAAACCCAGCGATAACACCAGATAAAATTCTCGCCCCCATCGTCACAGAGCGTAATGGACCAAAGATAAATGACAACGCCATCAACATCATAACTGCAATAGAAAATGGCTGAGTCACTTTACGCCAAAACGCTAAATCGTAACGAGATGCATCTTGCTCAGATGCTTTGAGATAATGTACATAACTATACAAACCGCTGAGCGACAGTTCTTCTGGTTTAACCGTCACTACCTGTAATTTATCTGGCTCTAACGAAGTATGCCATGGGTATTCAGGTACTGTTTTTTTCGAGATAACTACCTTGTCACGCATATCAGTTAAGGTGGCATTTTTCATTAACCAATGTTTGCCTTTGACGTAATCGACCTCTTTGGCAAAAATCACTTCCGTTAATTTTTTATCATCATTAAAACGCCACATATTCACACCATATAATTTATCGTCATTAATCTTAGTAATGAAAATAAAATCATTGGCATCTCTAGCCCAAACCCCTGTTTGTACTGATAGAATTTTACCGCCAGACGTTTCAAATGCGCGCATATCTCGAGCCAATTTTTGAGCTTGAGGAGCCCCCCATTCCCCCAACAGCGTAATGATGATCATCAAAGGCACTGCCGTTTTAAGTACAGAGACACCAATTTGCAGTTTGGAATAACCCGCGGCTTGCATAACGACTAATTCAGAGCTGGAAGCCAACATCCCCAAACCAATCAATGCTCCGAGTAAAGCAGCCATTGGAAAGAACATTTCGATGTCACGCGGGATACTCAAAATCACAAAATATAGAGCACCGAGTAAGTCATACGTCCCCTTGCCGACTTTGCGCAATTGATCAACGTATTTGATAATTCCAGACAGCCCGACAAAGGTCATCAAAACCATCATGGATGTTGAAATGATAGTTCGGCCTATATAAACATCTAAAATTTTAAACACGACTTACGCTACCTTTTTCTTTTGTCGGAGTTTATCTTTGAACTTTCTCACTGCAAGACTATCTAGTGAGTTCACGATCAATGCTGCAACCAATAAGCCAGCATTAATTGGCCACATTCCCACAATTGCAGGTATCGCGCCATCTTCTAACGCTGACTTCGTGGCACTAATCGCAAGGAAATACACCAGATAAATAAAGATTGCCGGCCCCATTTTCGCAAAACGACCTTGGCGAGGGTTAACTGCCGATAAAGGGACGACAAGCATGGTTAAAATGGGAATACACACCACCAGCGAAATACGCCATTGCAGTTCAGCCTGTGCTTTTGGATTGGAGTCATGGAGCAACTGCATGGTTGGAATTGCTTCCCAATCGCGATCCTCATGTTTCACTTCTCGTTGACCAATTAAACCTTGGTATTGATCAAACGTAGTAATCATGTAGTTCAGTTGTGTCGGAACCCCTTCATAACGAGTCCCGTTATACATGTTGATTACTTGGCGACCATCACTTAACTCTTTTACTTCACCTGAATCTGAGAACATCACGCTCGGTAAAATAGAGTCGCGTGGAGCAAGCTGTGCCACAAAGACATTGGATAATTTCTTATTATCAATGTCGTCGATAAATACGACAGATGAACCATCAGGTGAACGTTGGAATTGCCCTTTCTGTAGCAAATCGACGCTGTTTTCTGAAGAGAGTTGCTCCATCAATTGCGCAACTT
This genomic stretch from Vibrio nitrifigilis harbors:
- a CDS encoding glycerol dehydrogenase, producing the protein MNITPRTVTSPKKFYIGAGLLAQLPDYIKDFGNNAYIICDEFILPKVKEDAIAAIEKDSALTATAEKFNYECTQEEINRNEKLAIDTHANVIVGIGGGKTLDCAKAVGYQQKLPVILYPTIASTDAPCTALAVIYKNNGEFDHYLFLPQNPDAVIADTNIIAGAPARFFTAGVGDALATYFEARSCYACDGVNLVLKKPSRTGLGLAKLCYELLSENVEAAMDALKNKITTPALEQTIEATIYLSGVGAEAGGLAAAHAVNNGMSAVPDLHKAQHGEKVVFGLLTQLVLENAPKAEIDEVVRIVKTVGLPLTLEDMGLTKFVEAEWRKVAAIACDKDDTMGNMQKPVSEDELYNAMIAANNMAHRYKESA
- the lptG gene encoding LPS export ABC transporter permease LptG; translated protein: MFKILDVYIGRTIISTSMMVLMTFVGLSGIIKYVDQLRKVGKGTYDLLGALYFVILSIPRDIEMFFPMAALLGALIGLGMLASSSELVVMQAAGYSKLQIGVSVLKTAVPLMIIITLLGEWGAPQAQKLARDMRAFETSGGKILSVQTGVWARDANDFIFITKINDDKLYGVNMWRFNDDKKLTEVIFAKEVDYVKGKHWLMKNATLTDMRDKVVISKKTVPEYPWHTSLEPDKLQVVTVKPEELSLSGLYSYVHYLKASEQDASRYDLAFWRKVTQPFSIAVMMLMALSFIFGPLRSVTMGARILSGVIAGFTFYISSEFFGPLSLVYGFPPVIGAVAPSLVFLMVAVVLMRRKA
- the lptF gene encoding LPS export ABC transporter permease LptF is translated as MIIVRYLIRETLKSQFAIFFVLFLVFLSQKFIRVLADASDGEIPARMILSIVGLNMPSMGLLMLPLSLYIGILLTFGRLYAESEITVMNATGIGNKFLIRAALSLALITSTAAAFNSWWLSPWCQDKVAQLMEQLSSENSVDLLQKGQFQRSPDGSSVVFIDDIDNKKLSNVFVAQLAPRDSILPSVMFSDSGEVKELSDGRQVINMYNGTRYEGVPTQLNYMITTFDQYQGLIGQREVKHEDRDWEAIPTMQLLHDSNPKAQAELQWRISLVVCIPILTMLVVPLSAVNPRQGRFAKMGPAIFIYLVYFLAISATKSALEDGAIPAIVGMWPINAGLLVAALIVNSLDSLAVRKFKDKLRQKKKVA